One segment of Peromyscus leucopus breed LL Stock chromosome 5, UCI_PerLeu_2.1, whole genome shotgun sequence DNA contains the following:
- the Bphl gene encoding valacyclovir hydrolase isoform X1: MATAAVHPASLRLRLLLSPLKSRIRVPQAAAAFGTSVTSAKVAVNGVHLHYQRTGEGEHAVLLLPGMLGSGSTDFAPQLQSLNKKRFTVVAWDPRGYGQSRPPDRDFPRDFFERDAKDAIDLMKALQFKQVSLLGWSDGGITALVAAAKYPSYVRKMVIWGANAYVTEEDVRIYQGIRDVSKWSEKTRKPLEALYGYDYFAKTCEKWVDGINQFKHLPDGNICRHLLPLVQCPTLIVHGEKDPLVPRFHADFLHEHVKGSRLHLMPEGKHNLHLRFANEFNKLAEDFLQ, encoded by the exons ATGGCGACTGCAGCGGTCCACCCTGCGTCCCTGCGACTGCGGCTGCTCCTCTCGCCCCTGAAGTCCAGGATCCGGGTGCCCCAGGCTGCAGCCGCCTTCGG caCTTCAGTGACTTCTGCCAAGGTGGCTGTGAATGGCGTTCACCTGCATTACCAGCGAACAGGAGAAGGGGAGCATGCAGTTCTTCTGCTTCCCGGGATGTTGG GAAGTGGAAGCACGGACTTTGCACCACAGCTTCAGAGCCTAAATAAGAAGCGCTTCACAGTGGTGGCCTGGGACCCTCGAGGATATGGACAGTCCAGACCCCCAGATCGAGACTTCCCACGGGACTTTTTTGAAAGGGATGCAAAGGATGCTATTGACTTGATGAAG GCGCTGCAGTTCAAGCAGGTCTCCCTCCTGGGCTGGAGTGACGGGGGCATCACGGCACTCGTTGCTGCTGCGAAGTACCCATCTTACGTCCGCAAGATGGTGATCTGGGGAGCCAATGCCTATGTCACTGAGGAAGACGTCAGGATTTACCAGG GTATCCGAGATGTTTCTAAATGGAGTGAGAAGACAAGGAAACCTCTGGAAGCCCTATACGGATATGACTACTTTGCCAAAACCTGTGAGAAGTGGGTGGATGGCATAAACCAGTTTAAACATCTGCCAGACG GTAACATCTGTCGGCACTTGCTGCCCCTGGTCCAGTGCCCAACCCTCATCGTGCACGGGGAGAAGGACCCATTGGTCCCACGATTTCATGCTGACTTCCTTCACGAGCATGTGAAAGGGTCACG GTTGCACCTAATGCCAGAAGGCAAGCACAACCTGCATTTACGATTTGCAAATGAATTCAACAAGTTGGCAGAAGACTTCCTGCAATGA
- the Bphl gene encoding valacyclovir hydrolase isoform X2, whose translation MATAAVHPASLRLRLLLSPLKSRIRVPQAAAAFGTSVTSAKVAVNGVHLHYQRTGEGEHAVLLLPGMLGSGSTDFAPQLQSLNKKRFTVVAWDPRGYGQSRPPDRDFPRDFFERDAKDAIDLMKALQFKQVSLLGWSDGGITALVAAAKYPSYVRKMVIWGANAYVTEEDVRIYQGIRDVSKWSEKTRKPLEALYGYDYFAKTCEKWVDGINQFKHLPDGNICRHLLPLVQCPTLIVHGEKDPLVPRFHADFLHEHVKGSRLNARSLSRTEGSTKDTM comes from the exons ATGGCGACTGCAGCGGTCCACCCTGCGTCCCTGCGACTGCGGCTGCTCCTCTCGCCCCTGAAGTCCAGGATCCGGGTGCCCCAGGCTGCAGCCGCCTTCGG caCTTCAGTGACTTCTGCCAAGGTGGCTGTGAATGGCGTTCACCTGCATTACCAGCGAACAGGAGAAGGGGAGCATGCAGTTCTTCTGCTTCCCGGGATGTTGG GAAGTGGAAGCACGGACTTTGCACCACAGCTTCAGAGCCTAAATAAGAAGCGCTTCACAGTGGTGGCCTGGGACCCTCGAGGATATGGACAGTCCAGACCCCCAGATCGAGACTTCCCACGGGACTTTTTTGAAAGGGATGCAAAGGATGCTATTGACTTGATGAAG GCGCTGCAGTTCAAGCAGGTCTCCCTCCTGGGCTGGAGTGACGGGGGCATCACGGCACTCGTTGCTGCTGCGAAGTACCCATCTTACGTCCGCAAGATGGTGATCTGGGGAGCCAATGCCTATGTCACTGAGGAAGACGTCAGGATTTACCAGG GTATCCGAGATGTTTCTAAATGGAGTGAGAAGACAAGGAAACCTCTGGAAGCCCTATACGGATATGACTACTTTGCCAAAACCTGTGAGAAGTGGGTGGATGGCATAAACCAGTTTAAACATCTGCCAGACG GTAACATCTGTCGGCACTTGCTGCCCCTGGTCCAGTGCCCAACCCTCATCGTGCACGGGGAGAAGGACCCATTGGTCCCACGATTTCATGCTGACTTCCTTCACGAGCATGTGAAAGGGTCACG ATTAAATGCAAGAAGCCTTTCCAGGACAGAGGGGTCCACCAAAGACACGATGTGA
- the Bphl gene encoding valacyclovir hydrolase isoform X3, with product MATAAVHPASLRLRLLLSPLKSRIRVPQAAAAFGTSVTSAKVAVNGVHLHYQRTGEGEHAVLLLPGMLGSGSTDFAPQLQSLNKKRFTVVAWDPRGYGQSRPPDRDFPRDFFERDAKDAIDLMKALQFKQVSLLGWSDGGITALVAAAKYPSYVRKMVIWGANAYVTEEDVRIYQGIRDVSKWSEKTRKPLEALYGYDYFAKTCEKWVDGINQFKHLPDGNICRHLLPLVQCPTLIVHGEKDPLVPRFHADFLHEHVKGSRTFSKA from the exons ATGGCGACTGCAGCGGTCCACCCTGCGTCCCTGCGACTGCGGCTGCTCCTCTCGCCCCTGAAGTCCAGGATCCGGGTGCCCCAGGCTGCAGCCGCCTTCGG caCTTCAGTGACTTCTGCCAAGGTGGCTGTGAATGGCGTTCACCTGCATTACCAGCGAACAGGAGAAGGGGAGCATGCAGTTCTTCTGCTTCCCGGGATGTTGG GAAGTGGAAGCACGGACTTTGCACCACAGCTTCAGAGCCTAAATAAGAAGCGCTTCACAGTGGTGGCCTGGGACCCTCGAGGATATGGACAGTCCAGACCCCCAGATCGAGACTTCCCACGGGACTTTTTTGAAAGGGATGCAAAGGATGCTATTGACTTGATGAAG GCGCTGCAGTTCAAGCAGGTCTCCCTCCTGGGCTGGAGTGACGGGGGCATCACGGCACTCGTTGCTGCTGCGAAGTACCCATCTTACGTCCGCAAGATGGTGATCTGGGGAGCCAATGCCTATGTCACTGAGGAAGACGTCAGGATTTACCAGG GTATCCGAGATGTTTCTAAATGGAGTGAGAAGACAAGGAAACCTCTGGAAGCCCTATACGGATATGACTACTTTGCCAAAACCTGTGAGAAGTGGGTGGATGGCATAAACCAGTTTAAACATCTGCCAGACG GTAACATCTGTCGGCACTTGCTGCCCCTGGTCCAGTGCCCAACCCTCATCGTGCACGGGGAGAAGGACCCATTGGTCCCACGATTTCATGCTGACTTCCTTCACGAGCATGTGAAAGGGTCACG gACTTTCTCAAAAGCATGA